The DNA region AAAGACGGTTTCTGATTCTAAAGAAATCAGGCAGACCGCCTTGCTGTACGGTTTAGCATATACAACGACAGTTGCCGGAGCTCATGCCATGGCCTTAGCTATAAAGGACCACCGTGGCAAGGGACTGGAAGTAAGGTGCTTACAGCACTACCATAACATGATTAAATAAATTGGAAATTGTCGGGCCGGATTAAAAATCCGGTCCTTTCCTTTTTGAATACAAGAGCAGGAAATATGAAAAAAGACTATTGCGGCCTCTTTGGAATATATGGTCACCCTGAAGCAGCTAGAATGACCTATTTTGGTCTTTATTCTATGCAGCATCGTGGTCAAGAATCTGCCGGAATTGTTACATGGGATGGTGAAACTATCCGTGAGCAAAAAGGTATGGGACTGGTAGCTGACGTTTTCAACGAGCGTCACCTTGCTAAAGAATTGAAAGGAGACATAGCTGTTGGGCATGTCAGATATTCTACTACTGGTGCATCTCTAATAAAAAATGCTCAGCCGTTTGTTGTCCATTTCGGAGATTTGCGTCTTGCGATTGCTCACAACGGAAATCTCGTAAATACGAAAGAACTTCGTGATGAACTTGAAGCGCAAGGGTCAATTTTTCAAACAACAATGGATTCAGAAGTTTTTGTTCATCTGATTGCAAAAAGTTTGAATGGAAATACCATTGAAGATGCAGTTATGAAAGCCTGCAAAAAGGTCAAAGGATCTTTTTCTCTTTTAATTCTTGCAAATGATAAAATGATTGCTGTTAAGGATCCTCATGGATTCCGACCTTTGGTTCTCGGACGTGTCGGCGATAATTATGTATTTGCCTCAGAAACATGTGCATTCGATTTGATTGATGCTGAATCCATTCGCGCTGTCAAACCGGGTGAAATGCTTGTTGTAGAAGGTGGGAATCTTACTTCTTATATTTATGATGATACTACTCCTAAAAGACAGTGTATCTTCGAGCTAATATATTTTGCACGTCCTGACTCCATTATTTTTGATGAAGTAGTATATGAAAGACGTAAAAAAATGGGGCAGGTCTTAGCTAAAGAAATGCCTATGGATGTTGACTTTGTTATGCCATTTCCTGATTCAGGTAACTACGCCGCTGTCGGGTATTCTCAGGAATCAGGATTGCCTCTTGAACTTGCTATGATTCGAAATCACTATGTAGGCAGAACTTTTATTCAGCCTTCACAGGATATGCGCGATTTCAGTGTTAAAATGAAACTTAACCCTGTCCGCAGCATGATCAAAGGCAAAAGTATCATGATCATCGAAGATTCCATTGTTCGCGGAACAACTATCCGGGCAAGAGTTAAAGAGCTTAGAGCTCTTGGCGCACGTGAAATTCATATGCGCGTCAGTTGTCCGGCAATTCGTTTCCCTTGTTACTACGGAATCGATTTTTCATCCAAAGGTGAACTTATCGCTGCCAATAGTACTGAAGAGGAAATTGCACGTTTTATCGGCCTTGATTCTCTCCATTATCTTTCAATTGATGGACTTCTGGAATCGGTCGAAGATAAAAATTCTTACTGTCTGGCATGTTTTAACGGAGATTATCCGATTCTTCCTTGCGCCAATTCAGGTAAAATGTGTTTGGAAGATAAGTGCTAGTAACGTCATAATGGAGTATTTTCGTTTATGAATGATCCTTTTGTTTGCGCACGTTGTGCCGCTAAGGGCCCTACATGTTGCGAATTAACTCCAGGCTGTGAAGAAGTCTGTTTTCCTGTTTCAGAATACGAACGGGAGCGCATCATAGAATGCGCTCCCGATTTAGGCGGGTTCGTTTTACAACCGAACACCGCCATTTTTATTGATAACTTATTTCGGTTATTCCCTGATCAGCGCAGAGCTGTAAAAGAATTATTTCCTCCGGGGGGAACTCATTACCGCTTAGCTGTTGATGAACGAGGAAAGTGTCTTTTTTTGGGACAGCACGGTTGCCTTATTCCTCAAGATGTTCGGCCCTGTTATTGTCGTTTGTTTCCATTTTGGACAACTGAAGATGGCAAAATTAATATTCTAGAAGTTGCAACCTGCCTTGCTCAGCTTGAAAATAAAAGTCCTGGAAAGCTGCTTAAAGCTCTAAATGTTTCTCAGACTACTGTTCGGAAACTTCATGCCGCGCTAAGGCGTGCATGGGGATTTGATCCTCACCCGGATTAGTTTTTTTGAGCCGATTGATATCAGTATCTAATTTTAGATTAATTATTATCCGGAAACAGTTATACTACTAGATAACTTGTGGGATTTATAGATGAAGAAAGTTTATAAAATAAGTCTGATTGTAATACTTGTGATGGGTATTTTAGGTGTTTCTGCTATGGCAGGACTATATTATTGGGCTTCCAGAGATTTACCAGGATTTAAAAATATTACCGATTACAAACCGCCTTTAGTCACTACTATTTATACGCACGACAAAAAGGTGCTTGGATATTTTTATAAAGAAAAACGTTTTTTAGTAAGAATGGATGAAATGACTCCACTTCTTCCTAAAGCGTTTTTAGCTGCTGAAGATGCTTCTTTTTACGAACATGACGGAGTTGATTTTAAGGCTATTTCAAGAGCTTTTGTGGCCAACCTTAAAGGTGGTTCCATTAAGCAGGGTGGTAGTACCATAACGCAGCAGATAATTAAGCGTTTGTTGTTGACACCTGAAAAAAGTTATAGCCGTAAAATTAAGGAAGCAATTCTTGCCTTCAGGCTTGAGCATTACCTTGATAAAAATGAAATTCTTACTATTTATCTAAATCAGTTATACCTTGGGGCAGGGGCGTATGGTGTTGAAGCCGCAGCTCGTATCTATTTTGGAAAACATGTTAATGAATTAACTGTTGCTGAATGTGCTCTTCTTGCAGGTTTGCCGCAGTCTCCAAGTCGTTACAATCCATACCGCCATCCGGAAAAAGCAAAAGCTCGTCAGCTTTATGTGCTTGGGCAAATGTATGAACGCGGGTGGATTGATAGAGACCAGTATAACACTGCTATAGATCAACCACTTGTTTACAAAAGCATGGATGATCCTTCTTGGCAAAACGGTCCATATTACTTGGAAGAGGTAAGACGTTGGTTAATTGATAAATACGGCGAAGATACTGTTTATAATGGTGGTTTAAGTGTTGTTACAGCTTGTGATCTTAAACATCAGGAAGCTGCTGATGCTGCTGTCAAAGCCGGACTTGAAAATTCATCTACCAGAAGGGGATGGCACGGGCCTATAGCTCAGCTGCAGCCATCTGAATATCAGGATTTTTTAACAAACGAAATTGTTCGTGTTACAAATCTTAGGCCGGGCTACTGGGTAAAAGTATTAGTTACAAAAGTTTCTAAAAAAGAAGCCTCAGCTAAGTTCGGTAATTATTCTGCAAAGATGTCTGTTGCAAGCATGGCTTGGTGTCGTACACCGAACATCCATAAAGCGCATGAAGAAGTCCGTCCTATTAAAGATGCAACATCTGTTTTAAAAGTTGGCGATGTTGTATGGGCTAAACTTAGCAAAGCATTTTTTAAAGATGGTAGTGAAGTTAACTTCCATCAGATAAGTGACGATTCTTCTGAACTGAGTGATGTTCACTGGGCCGCTGATTTGGTTCAGAAACCTGTTGTTCAGGGAGCTTTGGTTTCCATGGACCCACGAAGTGGCGAAGTTAAAGCCATGGTTGGTGGGTATTCATTTCATGAAAGTCAGTTCAACCGCGCAACGCAGGCAAAAAGACAGCCTGGTTCGTCGTTTAAACCTATTGTGTACTCAACAGCAATGGATAATGGTTTTACCCCAGCATCAATTATAATGGATGCTCCGTTTGTGTATACTAATATGTCTGCCGGTAAACTTTGGAAGCCTCAAAATTTTGAAGGCGTTTTTTACGGACCGACATTGCTTCGTACTGCTCTGGTAAAATCACGAAATCTCGTGACAATTAGACTTGCTCAGAAAATTGGAATCAAGAAAATTATAGAACGGGCTAAAGCCATGGGGCTTGAAAGTGATTTCCCCAATGACCTTTCCGTTGCACTTGGGTCCGCATCCGTTACTTTGATGAATCTGGTCGAAGCATACTCTGCCTTTGCGCGCGGTGGTACGACCGTCAAGGGACGTTTAGTCTTGAGTGTGAATAGTGCATGGGGTGAGCTTCTTTATGAATCTAAACCTGAAGTGCATGATGCAATCAGTCCGCAGACAGCTTACATAATGTGTAATCTTCTTAAAGAAGTTGTTAAGCATGGTACCGGCTGGAGAGCAAAAGTTCTTAACCGACCTGTTGCCGGTAAAACCGGAACTTCAAATAATGAACAGGATGCATGGTATATGGGATTTTCTCCCTACCTGCTGACTGGCGTTTATGTAGGTTTTGACCAATTGACTCCTATGGGGAAATGGGAAACAGGCTCTAGAGCCGCAAGTCCTATTTGGGTTGACTACCGTAAGGTCGTAGAGAAAGATTACCCCTACATGGACTTTCCGCAGCCTGACGGTGTTACTATAGCTAAAGTCGATGCTGCTTCTGGCTTGCTCGCTAGTCCGACATCAAAAAAGACTTTTTTCCTTCCGTTTAAAGAGGGAACTCAGCCTACTAAGACAGCTTCAGGAGCTGGTGAAGGTTCTGAAAATGGTGGGGGATCAAGTGAAGACTTATTCAAGCAGACTTTCTAATCTTTTATGACAGCTTGAAATAGTATCAGTCTAACTAATTGAAAAAAGGGCAAATCTTTAATTAAAGATTTGCCCTTTTTAGTGTTCAAGGATCTATCTAAAATAGATTTATTTGGGGTAGGTTGAAATTCCGCCGTGAGCTCCAGACCATTCTACTGGGTTGTTAAGGAATTTTTCTACTTCATCCAAAGATTTGGTGTCGAAGTAGCCTTCTTTTTTACAAACATTAAGAATATCCCACCAGGTTGCAAGAGAGAGCATTTCTAGTCCTGCTGCGGCGAGGGTTTCTTTTGTGTTAGGGAAAATTCCGTAATGGAAAAGAACAAAGGTATGAGTGACTTCTGCACCTGCACGGCGAAGAGCTTCAGCAAAATTAATTTTGCTGCGACCGTCAGTGGTCAGGTCTTCAACCAGAAGAATTCTTGAACCGTCACTGAAATCACCTTCAATCTGTGCATCACGTCCAAAGCCTTTAGCTTTTTTGCGTACATACTGCATAGGAAGCATCAGTCTGTCTGACAGCCATGCTGCGAAAGGGATACCTGCTGTTTCTCCGCCTGCAATACAATCAATTGATTCAAAGCCCACTTCTCTAAGGATAACAGAAGCTCCGAAGTCCATGAGAGTCTGACGAACTCGTGGATAGGAAATAAGTTTGCGGCAATCAATATATACCGGGCTGGCCCAGCCAGAGGTAAATTTGAAAGGCTCATCTGCTCTGAAGTGAACGGCCTTAACTTCAATAAGCATCTTAGCTGTTATTTCAGCTATGGTTTCTTTGTCTGGAAAGCTGGTAGGAACCATTGTTTCTCCTTTGTTGTTTTATACGTAAAAAAAGCTGAACTTAAAAACAGTTCAGCCTTTATCAATCAACCAATTCCCAATAAAGGGGAGTGTCTGGGTTAAATATTCTAACCGCGTCTTCTCCCGCTTTGAAGAGCCATTCCATTGAAACGGGTATATCTCGTTTGGCTAAAGTAATTGTGCTGCCATTGGGAGAAAGTCCGTAAAATCTAGCTCCATATATGGAAGTAAAACCTTCGAGTTTCTCGAGAGCATTATTTCCTTCAAAAATTTGAGTTACGTAACCTATTGAGGTCGGGGCATTAAAAATTCCTGCTGCTGCTAAGTCTTTTTCTTTTTTATAACAAGGATGCGGTGCGGAATCTGTACCGAGGAAAAATTTTTCATTACCTGATGTTGCTGCGTCGCGTAATGCTGCTCGATCATCAAAAGTTTTAGCAACAGGCAGACAGTACATATAAGGATTCATCCCACCCTTAAAAAGATCGTTGCGAGTCAGCACCAAATGATGCGGTGTTATGGTCGCAACTGTAAATTCGTTTTCATCCAGAACATAGTCGACTGCGGTTTTGCAGGTCAAATGCTCGAAGACAATTTTAAGTTCAGGGAAATCTTTGCGGAGAGGCTTCAAAACCTTATCGATAAAAACAGCCTCACGGTCGAAAATATCAACATCTTGGTCAACTACTTCCCCATGAACAGAAAGAGGTAGTTTAAGTTCTTGCATCACTTCAAGCACAGGATAAACTTTCTTTATGGAAGTAACGCCGCTTTCGGAATTGGTTGTAGCTCCTGCCGGAAATAGTTTTATTGCGTGGAAAGCTTTAACAGCACATGCTTTCCGAATATCCTCAGGGGCAGTCGTATCTGTGAGGTAGCAGGTCATAAGCGGTTCAAAGTGAGACCCCTCAGGGCGAGCGGCTATAATCCGCCTGCGGTATTCCTCCGCTCTTGCGACTGTGGTCACAGGAGGCATGAGATTCGGCATCACAATAGCTCTGCCGTAAATTTTTGCAGTGTATGGGAGTACTGCCGAAAGCATCTCGCCATCCCTGAGATGAAGATGCCAGTCGTCAGGTCTTA from Desulfovibrio sp. UCD-KL4C includes:
- the purF gene encoding amidophosphoribosyltransferase; its protein translation is MKKDYCGLFGIYGHPEAARMTYFGLYSMQHRGQESAGIVTWDGETIREQKGMGLVADVFNERHLAKELKGDIAVGHVRYSTTGASLIKNAQPFVVHFGDLRLAIAHNGNLVNTKELRDELEAQGSIFQTTMDSEVFVHLIAKSLNGNTIEDAVMKACKKVKGSFSLLILANDKMIAVKDPHGFRPLVLGRVGDNYVFASETCAFDLIDAESIRAVKPGEMLVVEGGNLTSYIYDDTTPKRQCIFELIYFARPDSIIFDEVVYERRKKMGQVLAKEMPMDVDFVMPFPDSGNYAAVGYSQESGLPLELAMIRNHYVGRTFIQPSQDMRDFSVKMKLNPVRSMIKGKSIMIIEDSIVRGTTIRARVKELRALGAREIHMRVSCPAIRFPCYYGIDFSSKGELIAANSTEEEIARFIGLDSLHYLSIDGLLESVEDKNSYCLACFNGDYPILPCANSGKMCLEDKC
- a CDS encoding zinc/iron-chelating domain-containing protein — its product is MNDPFVCARCAAKGPTCCELTPGCEEVCFPVSEYERERIIECAPDLGGFVLQPNTAIFIDNLFRLFPDQRRAVKELFPPGGTHYRLAVDERGKCLFLGQHGCLIPQDVRPCYCRLFPFWTTEDGKINILEVATCLAQLENKSPGKLLKALNVSQTTVRKLHAALRRAWGFDPHPD
- a CDS encoding penicillin-binding protein 1A, with amino-acid sequence MKKVYKISLIVILVMGILGVSAMAGLYYWASRDLPGFKNITDYKPPLVTTIYTHDKKVLGYFYKEKRFLVRMDEMTPLLPKAFLAAEDASFYEHDGVDFKAISRAFVANLKGGSIKQGGSTITQQIIKRLLLTPEKSYSRKIKEAILAFRLEHYLDKNEILTIYLNQLYLGAGAYGVEAAARIYFGKHVNELTVAECALLAGLPQSPSRYNPYRHPEKAKARQLYVLGQMYERGWIDRDQYNTAIDQPLVYKSMDDPSWQNGPYYLEEVRRWLIDKYGEDTVYNGGLSVVTACDLKHQEAADAAVKAGLENSSTRRGWHGPIAQLQPSEYQDFLTNEIVRVTNLRPGYWVKVLVTKVSKKEASAKFGNYSAKMSVASMAWCRTPNIHKAHEEVRPIKDATSVLKVGDVVWAKLSKAFFKDGSEVNFHQISDDSSELSDVHWAADLVQKPVVQGALVSMDPRSGEVKAMVGGYSFHESQFNRATQAKRQPGSSFKPIVYSTAMDNGFTPASIIMDAPFVYTNMSAGKLWKPQNFEGVFYGPTLLRTALVKSRNLVTIRLAQKIGIKKIIERAKAMGLESDFPNDLSVALGSASVTLMNLVEAYSAFARGGTTVKGRLVLSVNSAWGELLYESKPEVHDAISPQTAYIMCNLLKEVVKHGTGWRAKVLNRPVAGKTGTSNNEQDAWYMGFSPYLLTGVYVGFDQLTPMGKWETGSRAASPIWVDYRKVVEKDYPYMDFPQPDGVTIAKVDAASGLLASPTSKKTFFLPFKEGTQPTKTASGAGEGSENGGGSSEDLFKQTF
- a CDS encoding orotate phosphoribosyltransferase; amino-acid sequence: MVPTSFPDKETIAEITAKMLIEVKAVHFRADEPFKFTSGWASPVYIDCRKLISYPRVRQTLMDFGASVILREVGFESIDCIAGGETAGIPFAAWLSDRLMLPMQYVRKKAKGFGRDAQIEGDFSDGSRILLVEDLTTDGRSKINFAEALRRAGAEVTHTFVLFHYGIFPNTKETLAAAGLEMLSLATWWDILNVCKKEGYFDTKSLDEVEKFLNNPVEWSGAHGGISTYPK
- the pyrC gene encoding dihydroorotase, whose product is MNTEITIIRPDDWHLHLRDGEMLSAVLPYTAKIYGRAIVMPNLMPPVTTVARAEEYRRRIIAARPEGSHFEPLMTCYLTDTTAPEDIRKACAVKAFHAIKLFPAGATTNSESGVTSIKKVYPVLEVMQELKLPLSVHGEVVDQDVDIFDREAVFIDKVLKPLRKDFPELKIVFEHLTCKTAVDYVLDENEFTVATITPHHLVLTRNDLFKGGMNPYMYCLPVAKTFDDRAALRDAATSGNEKFFLGTDSAPHPCYKKEKDLAAAGIFNAPTSIGYVTQIFEGNNALEKLEGFTSIYGARFYGLSPNGSTITLAKRDIPVSMEWLFKAGEDAVRIFNPDTPLYWELVD